The Tachysurus fulvidraco isolate hzauxx_2018 chromosome 19, HZAU_PFXX_2.0, whole genome shotgun sequence genomic sequence ttttaaaatgccCAAAATGCCCAAATATGAATATGAGGTTGATTGCATGACttaataaaatatcacaaaatacttaaaatgaacattacattattttatacattaacaaCAGCCTTTCAAAATCTGTCATCAATTCATGTCAACTCTgtcagatattttttaaattcaggaaTATTTTGCTCAGTTTTAACCCTGAGGAACCACTTTGAATTCTGTCTGTTGATGGATGCAGCAGTCCAACACATGGCCTcgtaagttttacattttttttaaataatcagcaAACAAGTTGAAATCACTGTGGTCACAGCTTTTATGTGTCAACACTGTCTTCAAAGTAAGGATGATTTTAATCaagaattttgaaataaaagttgGTATTTTGCTTTAGTTTAGTGGCAGCTGACCACTGAGGAAAATCAAAATGGCTACCATTTATTAGACATGattaagttgaaaaaaaaaaaaaacatgttgtttTGTCAACTCCGTCAGACGTCAACTCTATTATTTTGTCTGACGATGTTGACATGGAAGCTGACGGAGTGGAAAAGTGCTCCCAAATACTTATTAAGTAATGTTCACTACCATTCAAAAGTTTAGGGTCACTTGACTAAAATGTTAACTATGatcttaaaaatcatttaatctgAAGGTGTATGGTTAACTGCTTGAAATTACTTTTGTAGACAAAAATATACCTGTGCCAAACAGattaatttctgttattagaaaactcaaattttattttaaaatatgatttttgaAATAGATAACTTACACTGAatattgaagaaaaaacatccaaTAAGAGCCCAGATTAAATATGGAGATGGATGACAAGTTGGGAGATGCAGGGGATTCGGTCGATGAAATGGAAGATGAAATGGAAGAGGAGCCATTGAAAGGTCCTGAGGGTGCTATTGTTGATATAACTATCAACAGTATTGAGACAGGGGATTGGCTGGCAGTGATGTATGATGATCACTGGTTGTTAGGAAAGTCCATTGATGTAGATATAGAACACCAAGACGTGAAAGTTGAGTTTATGCATCCTTGTGGCCCTACTGCCAATTTTCACCCAAAACATGGGAGGAGGgatgtctgtttctgtccattGAAAGATGTCCTTTTGAAACTGACAGAGACAGCTTGTCCCCTCCAAGCAAGCCGGACCAGGGAGCTCTATGCCATAGCTCCTGATGTTATGGACTTCATAGAGCGTAGACATGTTCAACACCTCTTGTCCAATGCCCAAGTCCCACAGGTTAGACAAactgttatataaatatctaacGCTTGGCTCTACACCGAAGGCAGTAATAACAGGATAAAAATCTCTATATATTTACTTACTTGAGAGAAATTGAAGTAAATCATATAACTTACCTTTCTGAGTCCCTGTGTTAAAGTATAGATGGAATTACAACAGACATTTCAACCAATTTAGATTTACAGAAACACTGACATTATGAGTTTGATTGTtcacttttcattttttcattgaGCTTTTGGAATTCTGGGTCCTGTTACACTTCAGCATTTgtacattattaacactattaCATACTTTCCTTTAGTTAGATCTCAGCTTATTGTGTCCTCTTTCATATCAGTTGTTAGACTTACAGTTTAGTTCGAATATAGATGAGCAATAGAGGAGCTCCAGAttcatttgcttttttcttttgataccaGGTACATTTTCATGTGTGCCTTAAAGATCCTGTCATGTTTCAAAATGTATGTTTCTTTTGTTCAATTGAGTGTGTTCACACATTAAAGCACTTATCTACATGCCTCAGTGTCTTGTGTGCACAAAACTATtgattgtatatattaaaaatgaaaagattagTAAACTAAATTAAGGTAATTTCTTATTCtcctttcggcttttcccttctctccacctatccctatcttctctctccacctatccctatcttctgcaacctcattaattacatccatatacctcctctttggctttcctctttgcctcctgcctggcagctccatgtccaacattctcctaccgatatataggactcactctccctcctctgaacatgtccaaaccatcttaatctggcctcctaACTTTgacccccaaacgtccaacatgagctgtccctctgatgtactcgttcctaatcctatCCAATCTGGTCACTCCCAAAGGGAAcatcaacatcttcagctcggctacctctagctctgactcctgtctcttcttcggtgacactgtctctaaaccatacagcatggccggtctcaccactgtcctataaaccttccccttgattctcgctgatattttcctatcacacagcactcctgacacctttctccacccactccaacctgcctgcactcgctcCTTTAACTCTTttccactctctccattactctggacagTTGAGCCCAAGTACTtgaactcctgtaccttcttcacctcttcaccctgtaaccttactgttccacctccctccctttcattcacacacatgcattaaaAACAGCTAATtccaaaacaatgtaaaataaaaatttaaagtgTATACAATACAATTGATCACTTAACCTTGCTAAGGCACACCATTTCTACACACTTAAAGACTTTACAGTGTTGTTGAAttgatcaaacacacaaaaaaacatattttcatattcTGTCAGACGGACTTGACAAATGTCAACTTATAAAGcgagtaaatgtacatttttataaaaagtggTTGAATGAAAAACCTGTTCCTTTTCATGGTATGATAGATGAGACCCGTGTTTATGAAGATATCCAGTTCAAATTAATGTAGGATCGATTTTTTGTTAGTACTTTTGTCCCTTATCTCAAGAATCAGTGATATATTTACAGAATTAATTCATCACATACCTTGAAAATGTTTCCGAGAGACTGATAGACAAGTTTTCAGTTGAATATCACCAATTTTGATTTTAAAAAGCAACAACTTCAGTGACGTCACtgcagagccgatcggccctatacgctcatTACCCCCTTTTTTCACAAAGCGTGTTaatgtttaaactttaaagtgTTGATGACAACAGGttcggttctagcccttttttagggtggctttagccccctgtctgtgatctcaaaactataagtataatttttactttcttaaataagcaataaaaattacgttaaaatgcaggacatgtcgtcgatagaaaattattcatcattttcatccaagagcgattttttttttttactttgcttttacgcgcgtgcatTGTATTGTTTCAAAAgagcgtcttcagctgtctgctttaattgaccggagaagcacaggtacgcgcagcgtgcacgcgcagtcagagctggaggcgtttatctataacgttattcggcggaaagacgcaaagacggcaaccaaaatccaaaagcagtgaaatttcactattcttattaccagagttgtagcacaaacaaaaaattaatgcaaaaaatccattcaatactaaataaacataacatttattgattcggtctttgtcttgtgaatatttctatttattaatgactgcattcattggacacacagttcgtagagaatgcacacatacatgaactgatttgattcaagactggcatcattacatcatgcataaaattttggtgtccacttttgccattttaataccataacttttggtttactatgtagtcatataatatataatataaaactcttcttttaaattctcagcaagagcaaataacagtaaagttaagttgatgtgattgtgtctctagtctctatctgactagctaaattagctgtgcagtgctgccagtaCATCccttggcctgtctgtctgtcacacaactaTTTATTGCGTGAACATTCGCGTGAACAAACGCCCAAGGGCAACGGTGTTTATAAACGGCAGCTCGATAACTGCACCGCGCGTGCACATGCGTTCATATGCCGCGCgctttccagcagcaacatctgtgtggggaccgGTACAAAAAGTAGCGTGATAGCACGTTCATAGATTCTCAATCAAAGTTACAACaatgttaatgcaatatggaaaccagtggatttacattggaatgAGCATAATGCCAGGTCTATTGAATGCACATCCCTCAAAAATAATAAGGTGGTAGGAGGGACCcctgcttagggccccagggaggtcaggatctgTTCTGCGTCACTGTGTAGATACTGTAACTATGTGATACAGCAGAAAAAATCTACACCACATGGCTGGATCACATTGCTGTTGGTTTCTTATCCAATCTAACATACTGATCTGTTACAGTTTTATTAACTAAGGGatgatattgttgttgtttatgtcaTTTCATCCTGCTACATAACCTACTAGCTCAATGCTAACACAAAGGAGCCTACGGCTGTATGTTCACGTGACTACACGCGTTTACATGTAAGCAAGCAAGTTAATATGAATGGACGCAAACCTCCATATTATAACAGATCTCGGTTTATCCTTAAGTTTCTGATCTCGCCGATGTGAAATCGTAACCGATCGCCAACTACAGTAACACTGTAACCGATAGCCAATTAACACTATAACCGATTGCCAACTAACACTAACACCGTCCCCTTTTATAAGCCCTACAAAGTCCCTTCTACACTACAGAATAatagtaatacatttaaatgtattagtcCATATAATGACTCGGGACTCAAACAAGTCTTCATCTCCTCATCCCCTCTCTCCCACTGTTAGACTCCATTATATTAGTCTCAAGCTCTTCTGATGCCATGTAATCAGCGGCAGTGAGCCTTCCTCAGCACAAGTGTATTCTCTTCTTTTATAGTGAGATGTAGAAatgtatatttgcatttatattagaaatataaataaatgcatgaactaattaattcattaatcaaccaAAAGCACAAATTAAGGAGAGgagattttacatttacagcatttaacagacacccttaaccagagcgacttacattatctcatttttgtacaactgagctttaagggccttgctcaggggcccaaacGTGGCGgcttggtatatatatatatatatatatatatatatatatatatatatatatatatatatacacacacacacacacacacacacacacacacacttataagattattttaaacaatacacATAGATTGTGATGACAACAAAGTCAACGCATGCAAGAGACCAGGACTGGGAGATGTGTTAAAAcatatctttattatttattctagaATCCTGCACACCATGTTACAGCTGTTCGTGTGTGTATaagatatgaaatgaaatgctggagtaaataaaaccaaagaaatgGACAATAAGCCAATGTACTGACAGAGAGAATTGATGTAAGACCAAAGCGATGTAATTCCTGATGTAATTAAAAAGCGAGTTGAGTTTTTATGCAAAACTGCAgacttgccttttttttccctttaagcTACACATGATAGCTTGATGTGTTTGATATCAGTTTGTGTCTCAGtggaaattaatatttttacttgGCCTAGGCCTTTAGGACCTACAAACACTGCaccataaatactgtacagtagtaaGCTGCTGGCATACGATAAACCGAGTGCCAAGACAAGATCGTTAAATTCATGAggtaaaaaaatacaagagaGAAATCTCAGTTCTATTCAACTGTATTGGAGAATTTGTTTACAGATCTggtttattgtgttgtttattggtttattgtattgtttaaaaataataattagaagaaaATCATCAGCTTCAATTCATCAAGTCATTTGTTTTCCCCATCAATGTTGAAATCTTTGCATGCAGTAGTGTCTACTTGGGGATTTGCTTAAATCTATTTACTCATTTACACTCAGTTTTAAAATACCTAAAAATACATCtacatacatattatattacaaGTTGTGCAAATCAGACCAATCGGTTTCTCAATACATTCCTTCGCTAAACACCTTGGAGTGATGAATACACTCAAATTtcacatatgtacagtaaaatgacggagttttacacacaaaagcacacatacagaaaaatctgtaagagaaaaaaaaagagatacatGGATATGTGGAAAAAGCAATGGCAGTGAAAATCAGCATGAGCAGCTTATATAGGAAATgtgtccagtttttttttttttgcatgggaACTTGGAGGTCATGTCCGACTCACCGTGCATCAAAATGGAGAATCAAGCAAGAGattaaattacaattttttttaaaactgtgcATGGAGATAGACTGAAAGTCAGAAAGTCTATTAGATATATAAAGCAAggataatatatatacacaaacattgcAAAGAGGCAGTTAAAAAAGCATGTGAGCAGCATGAATAGAGTTTTTTTAAAGTGATGCATCTAATTTCATCTCAGGAATAAACTGTGACCAGCTGAGGTTGGCCATGCCCAGGTCGTCATCCTCCAGCCCAGAGAAGCTGATGTCCACCAAGATTTTACTCAGGCTGTCGTTCATGGTGTCCAGAACAAAGCCCTCGGTGAGCGAGTGGCTGCTAGATTCCTTCTGCTGCTCGTGGGAACAGGAAGCGAGCAGCTCACGGGGGGAACCGAACAGCGGCAGGTCTCTGAAAGGCGTGCTGCAGAAGCTCAACCCGCTGTGCTCGTGCCTCTGTGGTGGTGTTCTGATTGGGCTGAAATCCAGAACGCCGCGGTTCCTTTTATCCAGCGGTGTGATCTCCCACGGCTCCAGTGACTTGCTGGGTGTGGAGGAAGCCGGGTGGCTCCCTTTGTCCGGGGTTTTAAAGGTTTCGCTTTGCAACTGCAAGTCATGCCCGGGCTCCAGATCGCACTCCATTTCCTGGAAGGCGGAGACATCCGAGACCAAGCCGGAATCGAAGAAGGTGCTGTCTGGAAAGAGCAGAACAGGCTCCTCGGTGGAAGGTGGGACTAGACGCTGCTTCCGACGCGAGCTGCTCATCTCTTTCTGTTTGCTGCTGCAGGGTTCACTGACTGGTGCACACACACGTTCTTCCTTTACTTCAGCAACCAGGGCAGACATCACCACCACACTGGATTCACTCTTGGGGaccttttaaacaaaaaagtagatgagttcctgttctcactttaTATGTACCAGTTTCTATGTGAGCATAACTAACCTTAGGAGCAATGCAAAGCCTCTTGCACCCTGATCTGGAGACGGGATTAGAAGCAGTGGAGGTCTGCTGAGGGGTGGACAGAGACAGCGCCGCTGCCGATGAGGGCAGGAAGAGAGATGGAGTCAGAGGCAGTTGAATGGGCACAAAGTACGAGTCCGTACGAGGCAGAAGAGGCTTCATTTTCCTCTCTGgagacaaaaccaaacaaaatcaATCACTGTCTTGGTGGCcgtcaaattatttttttcctctaagatctcatttactgtgtttatatattttgaagCCGAAGTACAATCGGCAAAGTTTGCTAAGAAGCATCCACTCTGCTCTTATTGTGGATGTATCggaatgaatgaaaagagaaTAATCTGGAATACGgcgaaaagaaaaacagttcgGCGTGAAGATGCTTAGCATCCCTGACATCTCTAGTCCTGTTTAGCTACATGTGAGCATCTGTCTAGGACAAGATGtgtaaaagctttaaaataaagaaattaattaattaaaaaacctTTGCAGTGAAGGTGTGAAAGATCAAATTCAAATATTAGTTTGCTGATCTTTTAACATCATGCTAGCATCAACGGCAATTTTCCTGGCAGGAGGAAAAcggttaaaaatattaaaaataaaaatgaaaccctTATACATAATGcagaaaaatccagaaaatcagAACAAACATCATTAGGAAACCCGTGTACCCACCTGTAGTGCAGACTGTAGCTTTCTTTGGATCAGCCACAACTCGCTTCTGTTGCTGGAGAGAAACAAAACCTGTCAGTTCCCAAACTAGtttgcagtttttatttacagagaaTGACACGAGGATGCCAAGAACATGGATCAAAAAGAGAGACAAGGTATAGTTTAGACTTAAACTCCCTTCTTCCTGCCTTAACGACTCAAATCCTGGAATAAAATAAGTGTGATCTTTGGAGATGGCGATTAACCGTgtgtcctctctgtctgtctgactgtgagAAGGAGGAGAGGGAAAAGTGGCTTACTTGTTGGTAACAGACTTGCATGGCTTGTGGGAAAGAGGAGGCCGATGGATCAACGGCAGGCTGCGGCAGGGTCGGGGAAGAGAACAGGTCATGGCCATGtttgtaaagaaaattaaaggtTAAGCCTTAAAAGTAGTtttaaatacagagaaagaTTTCTGTTCACCTTGTACACCTGGTCTAATGTCAGACAGCGGTTTGCTTCATGTTTAATGGTCCAGTAGGAGATCTTGCCGTCTGGTGTGCTCTCTCTGATGAACATGTCGTGCAAGGAAAGGTTATGGCGAATGGAGTTCTAataggaagagaaaaaagaaaaaaggtaaaaaaatacagtaataacacaGTAATTCATTTCCCTTagatgataaaaataataaaatctgctCACATAGaattaaagtcaaataaatattaaaaaaaaacatttgttaccTTCCAGCCAGGTTTAGCTACATTTCTGAAATAAGGGAAATGGTCTTCTATCCAGTTATAGATCTCCTTCAGTGTCATCATCTTATTTTTCTTGCTGTTGATTGCAAACTGGATCATAGCCATGTAGGAGTACGGTGGTCTTTCTGACAGAGGGCCCTTAACGGCACTCGGTTCTTCCTCTCTGTGTTGTGGCTAAAAAAAGGGAAACAGAAtctgttgggtttttttctgtACAAGAATAAAAGGAAATCCAACAGCCTACAGGGTTTACATCTAAATGACAGAACAAGATGTTAATGCTAAATGAAGTACAGTAAACACTGATGACATAGATTTAATCTAAAGTGAACTTTAAGGAAGTGTGTATGACTCTAGACTCTGTAGAAACGATACAATCTAAAAAATAGTGAGTGCAGAGAAATAAGATGCTTTAGAAAAGGACTCCAAACAATATATAAACGATACCTCCTGGAGCTGTACGCAGCCATCGAAATTCTCTTTGTCAGAGTCTTTCTTTCCTGCTTCGGGACCCGAGACTTGCGTGTTCATTTTCCCCAACCACTGGATGTTTGTCAGGCTGTCATCTAACACGCTGTCATCATTTTTCATCGacactaacacaaacagcaGAATGAACAACTGAATAAACACTAAGGAATAAAGAAGGAATAATATATAGGATACGCTGTATAAATTAGCACGTATATCCACTGTTTGGTAGAGTTTGGTCATTTCCAGCTGCACCTGCTTCAGGTCTGAGGAGGTTTTTAGTCTCTGATGTGGCCTGGACCAGAGCTTTAACTCCATCCACAGATCCACTGCTTCCACTCAGCAAAATGAACTTGTTTGGCCCCTGAGTACCACTTTCCTTCCCCTTGGCAGTCAGCACATCGATGACGCTCTGAAGATCGGCGGTTTTTGGTATGACGACCACTTGTGTGTCTGGCATGGTGGGATGGTCCATGATGCGGATGCCGTCTTGTGCAGATGCATAGACGGATCGTGCTCCGGACGTCGTAGGTTTGTCCTGCGTCTCGTCGGCTTCGTTTCTTTGAAACGGCCGTTTCCTCCTCTTGAGGATTATCGGCCTCCTGGGACTCGCCATCGTCCTGTTCATAGCAGACCGGGTAcctgaataattcataaaacGTAACAACAAAGTAAATGTTATCTCACATTTTATCATagaaaacaaaccaacattTCAATGTGGATAGATGTTGAATCCATCACCTTAAATCCACGACGTTAACTTAACTTAACCAACAAATTTTGATTTTGAATATCACCAACTTCAGTGACGTCACTGTTTAGTTACTATAGCTACGTGATACAGCAGCACTAAACTACACCATATGGCTGGATCGCATTGATGTTGTTTTCTTATCCAATCTGACATACTGATCTGTTACAGTTTTATTAACTAAAGTATgagattgttgttgtttatgtcaTTTCATCCTGCTACATAGCCTACTAGCTCAATGCTAACACAAAGAAGCCTACGGCTGTATGTTCACATGACTACACGCGTTTACTCGTAACCAAGCAAGCAAGTTAATATGAATGGACGCAAACCTCCATATTATATCAGATCTCGGTTTATCCTTTAGTTTCTGATCTCGCCGATGTGAAATCGTAACTTCATTTACACCGAGAAGGTGAAAGTCGCCACTTCCGTCTTCTTCGCCCAGGCAGTTTGAATTTTGGCGCAGACCAATCAACTTCCTTCGCGTCAGCCGGATTGACCAATAAGCGCGAGCCAGGTTGGAGCAGCTAACCAATCAGACGAGGCGTTGTAGTACGGCTGTTGAAAGCGAAGCTAGATTCGTTTAAAACGCAAGCAAGATGTTTGGAAGCAAACGCAAGACGTATAAACAGCATGTCGGCTTTTAACTCCGTATGTAGATTTACATTAGAAAGCTTGTTCACAGGATATTAGATCCCAAACGCTGTTAAGGGATGAAGGTTGATGCCTCGCGCTACCCGGAAGTCCAGGTTGCAGAATCCACACAAATGTCAGCTGCTGTTTGTAGATCAACCTAGAAACGGATCCAGGCACGATTATGGACCACGGTTACGAAGCGCAATTAATCCGAGGTCCTTTGTGTCAGAGCGATCCAGGCAAAGCGTCCCAGTCCGTTCATGGGTAAAAAACTAACTACATGTTTACAAAATCCTTCACATGAGATACATCACTCCATATAAGGGCATAAGGTGACGTCATAGTCTGTTTGTAGATTGAGTAATTATTTAATCACCACTCATTAGCATATTAAATTACACAATTagggtacatttttttaaaaaattcgaAAATGGGGCAAACGGGTATTAAGAGATGCCATTGGGAATAATGGTGggctgtgattggtcaggattTTAAACACTGGTTGTGACGTCATACTGA encodes the following:
- the LOC113647426 gene encoding forkhead box protein M1-like isoform X2, whose translation is MNRTMASPRRPIILKRRKRPFQRNEADETQDKPTTSGARSVYASAQDGIRIMDHPTMPDTQVVVIPKTADLQSVIDVLTAKGKESGTQGPNKFILLSGSSGSVDGVKALVQATSETKNLLRPEAVSMKNDDSVLDDSLTNIQWLGKMNTQVSGPEAGKKDSDKENFDGCVQLQEPQHREEEPSAVKGPLSERPPYSYMAMIQFAINSKKNKMMTLKEIYNWIEDHFPYFRNVAKPGWKNSIRHNLSLHDMFIRESTPDGKISYWTIKHEANRCLTLDQVYKQQKRVVADPKKATVCTTERKMKPLLPRTDSYFVPIQLPLTPSLFLPSSAAALSLSTPQQTSTASNPVSRSGCKRLCIAPKVPKSESSVVVMSALVAEVKEERVCAPVSEPCSSKQKEMSSSRRKQRLVPPSTEEPVLLFPDSTFFDSGLVSDVSAFQEMECDLEPGHDLQLQSETFKTPDKGSHPASSTPSKSLEPWEITPLDKRNRGVLDFSPIRTPPQRHEHSGLSFCSTPFRDLPLFGSPRELLASCSHEQQKESSSHSLTEGFVLDTMNDSLSKILVDISFSGLEDDDLGMANLSWSQFIPEMKLDASL
- the LOC113647426 gene encoding forkhead box protein M1-like isoform X1, producing the protein MNRTMASPRRPIILKRRKRPFQRNEADETQDKPTTSGARSVYASAQDGIRIMDHPTMPDTQVVVIPKTADLQSVIDVLTAKGKESGTQGPNKFILLSGSSGSVDGVKALVQATSETKNLLRPEAVSMKNDDSVLDDSLTNIQWLGKMNTQVSGPEAGKKDSDKENFDGCVQLQEPQHREEEPSAVKGPLSERPPYSYMAMIQFAINSKKNKMMTLKEIYNWIEDHFPYFRNVAKPGWKNSIRHNLSLHDMFIRESTPDGKISYWTIKHEANRCLTLDQVYKPAVDPSASSFPQAMQVCYQQQQKRVVADPKKATVCTTERKMKPLLPRTDSYFVPIQLPLTPSLFLPSSAAALSLSTPQQTSTASNPVSRSGCKRLCIAPKVPKSESSVVVMSALVAEVKEERVCAPVSEPCSSKQKEMSSSRRKQRLVPPSTEEPVLLFPDSTFFDSGLVSDVSAFQEMECDLEPGHDLQLQSETFKTPDKGSHPASSTPSKSLEPWEITPLDKRNRGVLDFSPIRTPPQRHEHSGLSFCSTPFRDLPLFGSPRELLASCSHEQQKESSSHSLTEGFVLDTMNDSLSKILVDISFSGLEDDDLGMANLSWSQFIPEMKLDASL